In a genomic window of Primulina huaijiensis isolate GDHJ02 chromosome 10, ASM1229523v2, whole genome shotgun sequence:
- the LOC140986190 gene encoding leucine-rich repeat receptor protein kinase HPCA1-like isoform X1 yields MGNTKSFWKMGSRILVGLLIIAAQILAVFPLTDSNDLAALNALKSSWNNLPPNWVGADPCGGTWDGVNCTDTRVTSMMLAGTGLEGSDLSDISSLTGLQFLDLSNNIGLKGILPPSIGNLKNLRILILVGCSFSGPIPDSIGSLPQLVFLSLNSNSFTGSIPPSIGNLSQLSWLDLSQNKLTGTIPVSNETATGLDKLLRARHFHLSMNQISGPIPDRLFSSNMNLIHVMFDNNKLIGNIPVSLGHVKTLEVVRVDWNTLDGSIPSNLGNLTSLNELYLSNNNFNGSIPNLTGMNVLQYVDMSNNSFNASEVPQWFTSLQSLTTLIMENTMLRGQIPVDIFSLPQLETLELGNNNLNGTLDIGSSYSSNLNLDLQNNSITDFKQRTDSNLPLITLVGNPICTTAGATQKFCTIEKQNNSFSSSNDCGGKSCRRDEALSRSCQCSHPYTGTLHFFSFSFTDFQNSTYYNELHGRIMNILLASGLPVDSVIVSNPTININSYLEISLQLFPSGQDSFNRTSVSGIGFLLNRQPFEIKYFGPFYFIDEPYCCFAGSKKSSNTGLIIGLVVGGTVLVILICLSGIYAIRQKKKAKRAYEQSNPFASWDPEKESGAVPQLQGAKWFSFEDIRKCTDNFSDSNCIGTGGYGKVYKGTVGSGKLVAIKRAQQGSMQGAHEFKTEIELLSRIHHKNVVSLVGFCYEQGEQMLVYEYISNGTIRDCLSGKSGLWLDWNKRLRIALDAARGLSYLHELADPPIIHRDVKSTNILLDDHLNAKVADFGLSKPLDDIGKGYVTTQVKGTLGYMDPEYYMTQQLTEKSDVYSFGVVLLELVSARPPIQHGKHIVRLVQEAMGNQRELQNLDQVIDPTLESAAKLSGLQKFLDMAMSCVKESATDRPTMGEVVREIENVTELAKFYKKTDTGYRSSSYEETTDKSPIHSGATEGYDVSYGSFPFHVERR; encoded by the exons ATGGGGAATACGAAGAGTTTCTGGAAAATGGGTTCAAGAATTCTTGTGGGCTTGCTGATTATTGCTGCTCAGATTCTAGCTGTATTTCCACTCACGGATAGTAATGATC TCGCCGCGCTAAATGCTCTAAAATCTAGCTGGAATAACCTGCCACCGAACTGGGTGGGGGCTGATCCTTGTGGCGGTACATGGGATGGAGTTAACTGCACTGATACCCGTGTGACATCAAT GATGTTAGCAGGAACAGGTTTGGAAGGTAGCGATTTGAGTGACATTTCGTCGTTGACGGGTTTACAGTTTTT GGATCTTTCGAACAACATTGGTCTCAAAGGGATTCTTCCTCCTTCGATTGGGAACTTGAAAAACCTTAGGATTCT AATTTTGGTTGGTTGCAGCTTTTCTGGTCCCATTCCAGATTCTATAGGATCTTTGCCACAGTTGGTATTTCT ATCTCTGAACTCTAATAGCTTCACTGGCTCGATTCCTCCTTCTATTGGAAATTTATCTCAGCTTTCCTGGCTGGATCTGAGTCAAAACAAGCTTACGGGTACTATTCCAGTCTCTAATGAAACCGCAACTGGTTTGGATAAGCTACTCCGTGCTAGACACTT CCACCTTTCCATGAATCAAATATCTGGACCCATCCCTGATCGACTGTTCAGTTCCAATATGAACCTGATACACGT GATGTTCGACAATAACAAACTCATCGGGAATATACCTGTGTCTCTTGGACATGTAAAGACATTGGAGGTCGT ACGCGTTGATTGGAATACATTGGATGGATCCATTCCTTCAAACCTCGGGAATCTTACAAGTCTGAATGAGCT GTACTTGtctaataataatttcaatggAAGTATTCCCAACCTCACCGGCATGAATGTTCTACAATATGT GGACATGAGCAATAACAGTTTTAATGCATCGGAAGTGCCACAATGGTTCACCAGCCTCCAGTCTTTGACCACATT GATAATGGAGAACACAATGCTTCGAGGACAAATTCCAGTTGACATCTTTAGCCTTCCTCAACTGGAGACATT GGAGCTCGGAAACAATAATCTTAATGGAACCTTAGATATTGGCAGCAGCTATAGCAGCAACTTAAATCTTGATTTGCAGAATAATTCCATCACCGACTTTAAGCAAAGAACAGATAGCAACTTGCCGCTAATTAC GCTTGTTGGTAATCCCATTTGTACTACAGCCGGAGCAACACAAAAGTTTTGCACAATTGAGAAGCAGAACAATAGCTTTTCATCATCGAATGATTGCGGGGGAAAGTCATGCCGCAGAGATGAAGCTTTGAGTCGTAGTTGTCAATGTTCCCATCCATATACTGGGACGCTGcactttttttccttttccttcaCAGATTTCCAAAATTCAACTTATTACAACGAGCTTCATGGGAGAATAATGAATATTCTTCTCGCCAGTGGGCTTCCAGTTGATTCAGTTATTGTTAGCAATCCAACTATCAACATTAATTCTTACCTAGAGATCTCACTGCAGCTATTTCCTTCTGGCCAAGATTCATTCAACAGAACATCAGTTTCAGGAATCGGTTTCCTTCTCAATCGACAACcttttgaaatcaaatattttggaCCGTTCTACTTCATCGATGAACCATATTGTTGTTTTGCAG GGTCCAAAAAGTCGTCAAATACTGGCCTTATCATTGGGTTAGTGGTTGGTGGTACTGTTCTTGTGATCCTGATTTGCTTGTCTGGAATTTATGCTATTCGGCAGAAGAAAAAAGCAAAAAGAGCATATGAACAGAGTAACCCCTTTG CTTCTTGGGACCCTGAAAAAGAAAGTGGTGCTGTTCCACAGCTTCAGGGAGCGAAATGGTTTTCCTTTGAAGATATTAGGAAATGTACTGACAATTTTTCAGACTCAAATTGCATTGGCACTGGAGGTTATGGAAAG GTTTACAAGGGGACTGTTGGTTCTGGGAAATTAGTAGCAATCAAACGAGCTCAACAAGGTTCAATGCAAGGGGCTCATGAATTTAAAACAGAGATTGAACTTTTGTCAAGAATCCATCATAAAAATGTTGTCAGCCTTGTGGGATTCTGTTACGAGCAAGGAGAGCAAATGCTTGTCTATGAGTATATTTCTAATGGTACAATTAGAGATTGTCTTTCAG GGAAGTCGGGATTGTGGTTGGACTGGAATAAAAGACTTAGAATAGCCCTTGATGCTGCCAGAGGTCTGTCATATTTGCATGAACTTGCCGACCCCCCAATCATTCACAGGGACGTTAAGTCAACCAACATTCTACTAGATGATCATTTAAATGCAAAAGTAGCTGATTTCGGTCTATCAAAACCCTTGGATGACATTGGCAAGGGTTATGTCACCACACAAGTCAAAGGGACATTG GGATACATGGATCCTGAATATTACATGACACAACAATTAACTGAAAAAAGTGACGTATATAGTTTTGGAGTGGTATTACTAGAGCTGGTATCTGCGAGACCCCCAATACAACATGGAAAACACATTGTAAGATTAGTCCAAGAAGCAATGGGAAATCAAAGAGAGCTTCAAAATCTTGACCAAGTCATTGATCCAACCCTCGAATCGGCAGCAAAATTAAGCGGGTTACAGAAGTTCTTAGATATGGCAATGAGTTGTGTTAAAGAATCCGCAACCGATAGGCCTACAATGGGCGAGGTAGTGAGAGAAATCGAGAATGTAACGGAGTTGGCTAAGTTTTACAAGAAAACAGATACAGGATACAGATCATCTAGCTACGAGGAAACAACAGATAAAAGTCCTATACACTCAGGTGCCACGGAGGGGTATGATGTTAGCTACGGTTCGTTCCCTTTTCATGTAGAACGCCGTTGA
- the LOC140986190 gene encoding leucine-rich repeat receptor protein kinase HPCA1-like isoform X2: MGNTKSFWKMGSRILVGLLIIAAQILAVFPLTDSNDLAALNALKSSWNNLPPNWVGADPCGGTWDGVNCTDTRVTSMMLAGTGLEGSDLSDISSLTGLQFLDLSNNIGLKGILPPSIGNLKNLRILSLNSNSFTGSIPPSIGNLSQLSWLDLSQNKLTGTIPVSNETATGLDKLLRARHFHLSMNQISGPIPDRLFSSNMNLIHVMFDNNKLIGNIPVSLGHVKTLEVVRVDWNTLDGSIPSNLGNLTSLNELYLSNNNFNGSIPNLTGMNVLQYVDMSNNSFNASEVPQWFTSLQSLTTLIMENTMLRGQIPVDIFSLPQLETLELGNNNLNGTLDIGSSYSSNLNLDLQNNSITDFKQRTDSNLPLITLVGNPICTTAGATQKFCTIEKQNNSFSSSNDCGGKSCRRDEALSRSCQCSHPYTGTLHFFSFSFTDFQNSTYYNELHGRIMNILLASGLPVDSVIVSNPTININSYLEISLQLFPSGQDSFNRTSVSGIGFLLNRQPFEIKYFGPFYFIDEPYCCFAGSKKSSNTGLIIGLVVGGTVLVILICLSGIYAIRQKKKAKRAYEQSNPFASWDPEKESGAVPQLQGAKWFSFEDIRKCTDNFSDSNCIGTGGYGKVYKGTVGSGKLVAIKRAQQGSMQGAHEFKTEIELLSRIHHKNVVSLVGFCYEQGEQMLVYEYISNGTIRDCLSGKSGLWLDWNKRLRIALDAARGLSYLHELADPPIIHRDVKSTNILLDDHLNAKVADFGLSKPLDDIGKGYVTTQVKGTLGYMDPEYYMTQQLTEKSDVYSFGVVLLELVSARPPIQHGKHIVRLVQEAMGNQRELQNLDQVIDPTLESAAKLSGLQKFLDMAMSCVKESATDRPTMGEVVREIENVTELAKFYKKTDTGYRSSSYEETTDKSPIHSGATEGYDVSYGSFPFHVERR; this comes from the exons ATGGGGAATACGAAGAGTTTCTGGAAAATGGGTTCAAGAATTCTTGTGGGCTTGCTGATTATTGCTGCTCAGATTCTAGCTGTATTTCCACTCACGGATAGTAATGATC TCGCCGCGCTAAATGCTCTAAAATCTAGCTGGAATAACCTGCCACCGAACTGGGTGGGGGCTGATCCTTGTGGCGGTACATGGGATGGAGTTAACTGCACTGATACCCGTGTGACATCAAT GATGTTAGCAGGAACAGGTTTGGAAGGTAGCGATTTGAGTGACATTTCGTCGTTGACGGGTTTACAGTTTTT GGATCTTTCGAACAACATTGGTCTCAAAGGGATTCTTCCTCCTTCGATTGGGAACTTGAAAAACCTTAGGATTCT ATCTCTGAACTCTAATAGCTTCACTGGCTCGATTCCTCCTTCTATTGGAAATTTATCTCAGCTTTCCTGGCTGGATCTGAGTCAAAACAAGCTTACGGGTACTATTCCAGTCTCTAATGAAACCGCAACTGGTTTGGATAAGCTACTCCGTGCTAGACACTT CCACCTTTCCATGAATCAAATATCTGGACCCATCCCTGATCGACTGTTCAGTTCCAATATGAACCTGATACACGT GATGTTCGACAATAACAAACTCATCGGGAATATACCTGTGTCTCTTGGACATGTAAAGACATTGGAGGTCGT ACGCGTTGATTGGAATACATTGGATGGATCCATTCCTTCAAACCTCGGGAATCTTACAAGTCTGAATGAGCT GTACTTGtctaataataatttcaatggAAGTATTCCCAACCTCACCGGCATGAATGTTCTACAATATGT GGACATGAGCAATAACAGTTTTAATGCATCGGAAGTGCCACAATGGTTCACCAGCCTCCAGTCTTTGACCACATT GATAATGGAGAACACAATGCTTCGAGGACAAATTCCAGTTGACATCTTTAGCCTTCCTCAACTGGAGACATT GGAGCTCGGAAACAATAATCTTAATGGAACCTTAGATATTGGCAGCAGCTATAGCAGCAACTTAAATCTTGATTTGCAGAATAATTCCATCACCGACTTTAAGCAAAGAACAGATAGCAACTTGCCGCTAATTAC GCTTGTTGGTAATCCCATTTGTACTACAGCCGGAGCAACACAAAAGTTTTGCACAATTGAGAAGCAGAACAATAGCTTTTCATCATCGAATGATTGCGGGGGAAAGTCATGCCGCAGAGATGAAGCTTTGAGTCGTAGTTGTCAATGTTCCCATCCATATACTGGGACGCTGcactttttttccttttccttcaCAGATTTCCAAAATTCAACTTATTACAACGAGCTTCATGGGAGAATAATGAATATTCTTCTCGCCAGTGGGCTTCCAGTTGATTCAGTTATTGTTAGCAATCCAACTATCAACATTAATTCTTACCTAGAGATCTCACTGCAGCTATTTCCTTCTGGCCAAGATTCATTCAACAGAACATCAGTTTCAGGAATCGGTTTCCTTCTCAATCGACAACcttttgaaatcaaatattttggaCCGTTCTACTTCATCGATGAACCATATTGTTGTTTTGCAG GGTCCAAAAAGTCGTCAAATACTGGCCTTATCATTGGGTTAGTGGTTGGTGGTACTGTTCTTGTGATCCTGATTTGCTTGTCTGGAATTTATGCTATTCGGCAGAAGAAAAAAGCAAAAAGAGCATATGAACAGAGTAACCCCTTTG CTTCTTGGGACCCTGAAAAAGAAAGTGGTGCTGTTCCACAGCTTCAGGGAGCGAAATGGTTTTCCTTTGAAGATATTAGGAAATGTACTGACAATTTTTCAGACTCAAATTGCATTGGCACTGGAGGTTATGGAAAG GTTTACAAGGGGACTGTTGGTTCTGGGAAATTAGTAGCAATCAAACGAGCTCAACAAGGTTCAATGCAAGGGGCTCATGAATTTAAAACAGAGATTGAACTTTTGTCAAGAATCCATCATAAAAATGTTGTCAGCCTTGTGGGATTCTGTTACGAGCAAGGAGAGCAAATGCTTGTCTATGAGTATATTTCTAATGGTACAATTAGAGATTGTCTTTCAG GGAAGTCGGGATTGTGGTTGGACTGGAATAAAAGACTTAGAATAGCCCTTGATGCTGCCAGAGGTCTGTCATATTTGCATGAACTTGCCGACCCCCCAATCATTCACAGGGACGTTAAGTCAACCAACATTCTACTAGATGATCATTTAAATGCAAAAGTAGCTGATTTCGGTCTATCAAAACCCTTGGATGACATTGGCAAGGGTTATGTCACCACACAAGTCAAAGGGACATTG GGATACATGGATCCTGAATATTACATGACACAACAATTAACTGAAAAAAGTGACGTATATAGTTTTGGAGTGGTATTACTAGAGCTGGTATCTGCGAGACCCCCAATACAACATGGAAAACACATTGTAAGATTAGTCCAAGAAGCAATGGGAAATCAAAGAGAGCTTCAAAATCTTGACCAAGTCATTGATCCAACCCTCGAATCGGCAGCAAAATTAAGCGGGTTACAGAAGTTCTTAGATATGGCAATGAGTTGTGTTAAAGAATCCGCAACCGATAGGCCTACAATGGGCGAGGTAGTGAGAGAAATCGAGAATGTAACGGAGTTGGCTAAGTTTTACAAGAAAACAGATACAGGATACAGATCATCTAGCTACGAGGAAACAACAGATAAAAGTCCTATACACTCAGGTGCCACGGAGGGGTATGATGTTAGCTACGGTTCGTTCCCTTTTCATGTAGAACGCCGTTGA
- the LOC140986146 gene encoding endoglucanase 25-like codes for MYGRDPWGGTLEIAADSATDDDRSRNLHEYDRAALSRPLDETQQSWLLGPGEQKKKKYVDLGCVIVSRKIFVWTVGTIVAAGLLAGFIALIVKTVPRHHHRPPPPDNYTLALNKALMFFNAQRSGKLPKHNNVSWRGNSCVNDGESDSTTLFKDLAGGYYDAGDAIKFNFPQSFAMTMLSWSVIEYSAKYEAAGELSHVKDIIKWGTDYFLKTFNNTADTIDRIAMQVGEGDTSGGSTKPNDHYCWTRPEDIDYDRHVLECHSCSDLAAEMAAALASASIVFKDNKAYSQKLVHGARTLFKFARDQRGRYSAGTEASTFYNSTGYWDEFVWGASWLYYATGNSSYLQLATAPGLAKHAGAFWGGPFYGVLSWDNKLAGAQVLLSRLRLFLSPGYPYEEILGTFHNQTSIFMCSFLPDFSTFNRTKGGMIQLNHGAPQPLQYVVNAAFLATLFSDYMKAADTPGWYCGPHFYSTDALRKFAQTQIDYILGKNPRQMSYVVGFGNHYPKHVHHRGASIPKNQAKYSCTGGWKWRDSTKPNPNTIVGAMVAGPDRQDGFHDVRTNYNYTEPTLAGNAGLVAALVALSGDSTIEIDKNTIFSAVPPMFPTPPPPPAPWKP; via the exons ATGTATGGCCGTGATCCATGGGGTGGGACGCTGGAGATTGCGGCAGATTCCGCCACCGACGATGACCGGAGCAGGAATTTGCATGAGTACGATAGGGCGGCGCTGTCGCGGCCGCTCGATGAGACGCAACAGAGCTGGCTGCTGGGTCCCGGGGagcagaagaagaagaagtatgTCGATCTGGGATGCGTTATCGTGAGCAGGAAGATCTTTGTGTGGACTGTGGGGACTATTGTTGCGGCTGGGTTGTTGGCCGGGTTCATCGCTTTGATTGTTAAGACTGTGCCGCGGCATCACCACCGGCCGCCGCCACCGGATAATTACACTCTGGCGCTCAACAAGGCTCTTATGTTCTTTAATGCTCAACGCT CTGGAAAACTACCAAAGCATAATAATGTATCATGGAGGGGAAACTCGTGTGTAAACGACGGCGAGTCTGATTCTACTACTCTGTTTAAAGATCTGGCTGGTGGCTATTATGATGCTGGTGATGCGATCAAGTTCAATTTTCCTCAATCTTTTGCGATGACAATGTTGAGTTGGAGTGTGATCGAATACAGTGCAAAGTACGAGGCAGCTGGAGAACTTAGTCATGTAAAAGATATTATCAAGTGGGGTACTGATTACTTCCTCAAGACTTTCAATAACACTGCCGATACCATAGATCGAATTGCGATGCAG GTCGGAGAAGGTGATACCTCAGGGGGATCGACCAAGCCCAATGATCATTACTGTTGGACTCGCCCAGAGGACATTGATTATGATAGACATGTTCTTGAATGCCATAGTTGCTCGGATCTTGCTGCGGAAATGGCTGCTGCTTTGGCTTCTGCTTCCATTGTTTTCAAGGACAATAAAGCCTACTCACAAAAGCTTGTCCATGGTGCCAGAACCCTATTCAAATTTGCGAGGGATCAGAGAGGTAGATACAGTGCTGGCACTGAAGCGTCAACGTTCTATAATTCCACCGGTTACTGGGATGAATTTGTGTGGGGTGCATCTTGGCTCTATTATGCTACTGGGAATTCTTCCTATCTTCAGCTTGCTACGGCTCCTGGTCTCGCGAAACACGCGGGTGCTTTTTGGGGAGGCCCGTTTTACGGTGTACTGAGTTGGGATAATAAACTTGCTGGAGCTCAG GTGCTTCTGAGTCGTTTAAGATTGTTCCTGAGCCCTGGTTACCCATACGAAGAAATTTTGGGAACATTTCACAACCAGACAAGCATCTTCATGTGCTCGTTCTTACCAgatttttcaacattcaaccGAACAAAAG GAGGCATGATCCAGCTAAATCATGGAGCGCCTCAGCCTCTTCAGTATGTAGTCAATGCAGCTTTCCTTGCAACATTGTTTAGTGATTATATGAAAGCTGCCGATACTCCCGGATGGTACTGTGGACCCCATTTCTACTCAACTGATGCTCTCCGGAAATTCGCTCAGACTCAG ATTGATTACATTCTTGGTAAAAACCCAAGACAGATGAGTTATGTGGTGGGATTCGGAAACCACTACCCGAAACACGTTCACCACAGAGGGGCATCAATTCCCAAGAACCAAGCCAAGTACAGCTGTACAGGAGGATGGAAATGGAGGGACTCGACGAAGCCAAACCCAAATACTATTGTTGGAGCCATGGTTGCTGGTCCGGACAGGCAAGATGGTTTCCATGACGTGCGAACAAATTACAACTATACAGAACCAACACTCGCAGGCAATGCTGGCTTAGTTGCAGCTCTTGTTGCTCTATCTGGAGATTCTACCATTGAAATTGACAAGAACACCATTTTCTCTGCGGTGCCACCCATGTTTCCAACACCTCCACCCCCACCAGCTCCATGGAAACCATGA